In one Parageobacillus genomosp. 1 genomic region, the following are encoded:
- the ytvI gene encoding sporulation integral membrane protein YtvI, whose product MKKFIVIALIIAAGVFLLPYSLPLVFALATALLLEPAVNRLQIDYRLKRAHAVTTVFSLFLVIVGFSLYFLIVILVQQMITFSQKLPHFLSETTQVLDRLIQMWKSYSSSIPEEMIDSLENSVKTIQHLLLEFATNLTQSIVHYITLIPGFLIHFLVYLIALFLISLDLPKLKKGTRKYLSERTYQRLAMVVAQLSKAGVGFIKAQFLLSLITFFIALAGLLLLKVDYAVVMALIIVIVDILPILGTGSVLVPWGIISIANGNSGLGIGLIVLFVIITVVRRIIEPKVFSTNLGISPLAALISVYLGFQLLGFIGLFIGPALVILVETMVKAGVIKFSFKL is encoded by the coding sequence GTGAAAAAATTTATTGTTATTGCTCTTATCATTGCAGCAGGGGTGTTTTTGCTGCCATATAGCTTGCCGCTTGTTTTCGCATTAGCGACGGCGTTATTATTGGAACCGGCAGTGAATCGTTTGCAAATCGATTATCGGTTGAAACGGGCGCATGCGGTAACGACGGTTTTTTCGTTATTTCTCGTCATCGTCGGTTTTTCTTTGTACTTCCTGATCGTCATCCTTGTACAGCAAATGATAACTTTTTCGCAAAAACTGCCGCACTTTTTGAGTGAGACAACGCAAGTATTAGATCGCTTAATTCAGATGTGGAAGTCATACTCGAGCTCGATTCCGGAAGAAATGATTGATTCATTAGAAAATAGTGTAAAAACGATTCAACATCTGCTTTTAGAGTTTGCCACTAATTTAACGCAGTCGATTGTTCACTACATCACGCTTATCCCTGGCTTTCTTATTCACTTCTTAGTATATTTAATAGCGTTGTTTCTCATTAGTTTAGATTTGCCGAAGCTAAAAAAAGGAACGAGAAAATATTTGTCCGAACGGACGTATCAGCGGCTGGCGATGGTGGTGGCGCAGTTAAGCAAAGCGGGCGTTGGCTTTATTAAAGCGCAGTTTTTGCTCAGTTTGATCACCTTTTTTATTGCCTTGGCCGGCTTATTGCTGTTAAAAGTGGACTATGCTGTTGTCATGGCATTAATTATTGTGATTGTGGATATTTTGCCAATTTTAGGAACCGGTTCTGTGCTGGTGCCATGGGGAATCATTAGTATTGCCAATGGCAATAGCGGGCTCGGAATTGGTCTTATTGTATTGTTTGTCATTATTACTGTAGTGCGCCGTATTATTGAACCGAAAGTGTTCTCAACGAACTTAGGCATTTCTCCTTTGGCCGCATTAATCAGCGTTTATTTAGGGTTTCAGCTGCTAGGTTTCATCGGATTGTTTATTGGGCCGGCGTTGGTGATTTTAGTAGAAACGATGGTAAAAGCCGGAGTGATCAAATTTTCTTTTAAGCTTTAA
- a CDS encoding DedA family protein — MHELVQTVFTFLADLGYFGVALALMIEIIPSEIVLAYAGYLVSRGEISFIGAVIAGTIGGTIAQLFLYWMGYYGGRPLLDKYGKYLLIKKKHLDVAEQWFEKYGPGVIFTARFVPVVRHAISIPAGIAKMSWKKFTFYTTCAIIPWSIFFIFLGERLGSHWQEIDEIARPYLRPIIFAAVAAMVVYIGIQVYRRRR; from the coding sequence ATGCACGAGTTGGTACAGACGGTTTTTACCTTTTTGGCGGATTTAGGATATTTCGGAGTTGCCTTGGCATTAATGATTGAAATTATTCCAAGCGAAATTGTACTTGCCTATGCCGGCTATTTAGTATCGCGTGGAGAAATATCCTTTATTGGAGCAGTGATAGCGGGAACGATCGGCGGAACGATCGCCCAACTGTTTCTTTATTGGATGGGGTATTATGGCGGCAGACCGCTTCTTGATAAGTACGGAAAATATTTGTTGATTAAAAAGAAACATCTTGATGTAGCGGAACAATGGTTTGAAAAATACGGTCCAGGCGTCATATTTACCGCAAGGTTCGTTCCGGTTGTTCGCCACGCTATTTCGATCCCGGCAGGCATCGCGAAAATGTCATGGAAGAAATTCACTTTCTATACAACGTGCGCGATTATTCCGTGGTCGATTTTCTTTATTTTTTTAGGGGAACGGTTAGGAAGCCACTGGCAGGAGATTGATGAAATTGCCCGCCCGTATTTGCGGCCGATTATCTTTGCTGCAGTTGCCGCTATGGTCGTTTATATCGGCATACAAGTATATCGGCGCAGACGGTGA